The Zonotrichia albicollis isolate bZonAlb1 chromosome 9, bZonAlb1.hap1, whole genome shotgun sequence genome has a window encoding:
- the LOC141730029 gene encoding low affinity immunoglobulin gamma Fc region receptor III-like — protein MPAVLWDRVTLTCQGSGTSSATTWYKDGRRWGQQGRDHLTVTENGTYECNRPGTGLSLPMRVLDDWLVLQVPARPLLEGDKVTLCCRDRRNNLVTWVSFYHEEKQLVELRNGTELTLFPLKLHHSGCYRCRGWLKDRQWVVSAPVTVTVHVPVANATITPGPLAHQVRAGDNVTLRCSVQVGSKPVTFTWLHNGQEVARGPLLELRAFDVGHSGTYQCVATNQLGQDGHHLFQALSPELALMVTTWGHRDTGGVTQGHQGVQETWGDG, from the exons atgccagcggtgctgtgggaccgggtgacactgacctgccagggctcagggacctccagtgccaccacctggtacaaggatgggcggcgctggggacagcagggacgtGACCACCTCACTGTCACTGAAAATGGCACCTACGAGTGTAACAGACCCGGCACTGGGCTCAGCCTCCCCATGAGAGTCTTAGACG actggctggtgctgcaggtgccagcaaggccactgctggagggggacaaGGTGACACTGTGCTGCCGGGACCGGCGGAACAACCTGGTCACCTGGGTGTCCTTCTACCATGAGGAGAAGCAGCTGGTGGAGCTCCGAAATGGAACAGAGCTGACCCTGTTCCCTCTGAAGCTGCACCACAGTGGGTGCTACCGCTGCAGGGGCTGGCTGAAAGACAGGCAGTGGGTGGTGTCTGcgccagtgacagtgacagtgcatg tgcccgtggccaatgccaccatcacccccgGTCCTCTGGCACACCAGGTGCGTGCAGGTGACAACGTGACCCTgcgctgctcagtgcaggtgggctcaaaacctgtcaccttcacctggctgcacaatgggcaggaggtggcccggggtcccctcctggagctccgGGCATTCGATGTTGGACATTCAGGCACTTACCAGtgcgtggccaccaaccagctgggacaggacgggcaccACCTATTCCAggcactcagccctgagctggcactgaTGGTGACaacatggggacacagagacacaggtggggtcacacagggtcaCCAGGGAGTGCAGGAAACCTGGGGTGATGGGTGA